The genomic window GGGACCGCTCGCGCGCAAAGTCGCGACAACGAAGGAGAGAAAACTTGATGGGCCAGACTGACAGGGCCTGGGATTAACAGCACACTAGACCGAGTATGTTGTTTTGGCAACAAGGGTCCGGCGAGTGTAAACAAACGTGAATGTAGGGGACGCGGCCGTTGATGTGGGGCCGTGTTTTGATGCCTTAGGCGTTTGCTCTGTTGCAAACGCCTGGTCCCGTGACTTGTCACCTGAAGCTGCCTTTGGATGCAACGTACCTCGAGCAGGCATCTTTCCCGTCAGAAACCTCttgaaataaataaatttctTCGTCTTGCTTGATGAATGCTACGTCTTCATCATATCCTCTGCAAAGATTCTCTAAAAGCCGGCTTTTCGAGTCTAGAAACGCTACTTGGACGTTGCACTTTGCAAGTCTCTCACGAATCACTGCCAGAGACCGAAATTGCTCCCCAGATTACCTACAGCAAGTCAGATCCTGGCCCGATCATTTCAAGATTCAATGTTTCTTTCAGTTTGATTACTTTGCAACGTCAATTTCTTCTTTCAGTGGAAGTGTCAACAAGCCGCCGTTGCTCCTAATCACTCTCACACTCGGCTAGTGCCACACGTTCCACAAGCTTTCCAGAACAGGAGCCTTCCCCGTAGAGACGGCGACAGCTTGATAATATCGGAAGTTGGCTCTCTGTGGGCCAGTCTTCCCGCGGTCGCTTATTCGAAGAAACGAGCCTGTCAAGCTCGAAGTCAGACATGCACCGGTCTCGTCTTGGACGAGCGGGCCGAGTCTGGATGTACAACCCTCCCTCAGTGGACTGTCGCCCTCCCCAACGAGGCGTGTGTTGCCTGGATCGAGACGCCATTCCTTTATAATTCTCCTGGTTCCACCGTCTTCGAGATTAGCTTGGCTGAGGCTGTCCGTATCACCCCGTGGGACTGAACGAGGTCCGGCCGTTGCCCTGAGGCCAGTCTGACTTGGTCAGCCGTTGTGCAGGGCGCGTCCTCTACATCATGTACCCGTTAAGCTTCATTTCCTTCTGTGTGGTACTAAAGTGCGGGTCTAGGTCGTCGATCACTCTACGCACCTAGTCGTCCAACTCGTCGTTCCTCGAAGCGTCCAAAGTCTCGACAGCGATGTGCCTGTTCTGCAAACCTCTCGTGACACACCTGATACCAAAAGACTCGGGTTTTGCATATTACCTGCAAGTAGATTTGGCCATGGTCTGGCAAATCGCCACTTTTGAAACCAGGCCTTCTACCTTCCCACCACTCTGTCCTGAAAGGAGCTGTCCAACGCAGCACGTACGGACACGGCGGCACATGCGATGTACTCTCACAGCACCACAGCACCTACTACGAAGGAAAAATGGCAGAATGCTCCGAATTCGATGCAGGGAGCCGGTGGGCGCCTCCAGTCGCACCTCGCGTGAAAGCAGTGACAGTTCCTCGCCTTGGCCTCCCGCTGTCCCACATCGATATCGTGTACAATCATCTGAAACTATGCCTTGAGACTCAGAAGCTTCTGCCCACATACAGGTCCCGAGGTGTGGAAGCAGTTGTTGCCGAATCCGTGTACAGCTCGGCCCGATGAGCTCACCAGATGATCAAACATGACGGGTCTCTATCATCTGGTGGGGAGCTCATCTGCGGCAACAAACTGGCCGTGACTAACCCAGACAGACAGTGCCAAATTAGCCCAAAGCTGCACACCGCGACGGTGTTCTATCGGGACACATCCTTGTCAGCCGTTGCCGCTGCTTCTTCCCTTTCCTGGCGCCTCTGGGCGTGGCTGGTGGCTGCGGTTGAATTGCATCATCACCAATCGAGCAAGAAGCTTGGATGAAGAGCAAGAGAGCCGGACCCGGAGCTGTGTCGCTGTCCGAGCCGTCGGTTGGTCGCATCAGATATGATCCATTTCGCCAGAGCCAGTATTGACATTTCTGCCAGGGGTCACTGACTCGAACGATGTCGGTCGAGCTGGATGCCATTGCGAACTGATCGAGGCAATTGGGGTGACCGAAGGCTCCTTGCTGGGCAGGCCTTACCTGACCCCTCCATGACTGATGATGCAGTCTACTGCAGCAGCTCGCAACAGAGGGCGGCTTGGCGAGATGATTGCCCAAGAAGCATGCAACATGGCGACCTTGGGCACCATAGACCTACTGACTTGGCCGCGCGGGCCTAGCAATCACCAGGAGCTGAGGGGCGGGCGTATCGGGCATGGACTTGTGTTCCCTCGGACATTTTTTCTTGTGCCTGTACTCCTAACAGCTCGTGTGGGTATCAAGGGCCGGCAACATGACAGGCCTCCTTTCAGTCTCTCTCAGGGAGCTCCTTAGGGAGAAGCCAGCAAACCGACTTCTGGAAGACTCATCGAACCTCACCAGACAAAAGACTACCGGTGTAGGATGCAACGGCTATGCACAGCCCTTTTGCACAGGGGGCGGCAACCTGTTGGGTAGCGCGGTCCGGTCATAACAAACCGGAGCCAAGTCATGCTGCGACTGGCTGCGGTGGGAGAAGGATCTGATAGGGTCTTCGGCAACGTCAATCACCAGCCTGTCTCAGCAAAGAAGTGCCCTTCGTCGCTGTCAGTTGTCATACGGACACGTGGGGCGACTCGAGCAAGGTCGGGGGGAGTGTTGAGATTAAGGCGGGCTTCTCAGTGGCAGCAGGACCGTCATTCTTTGTTGCACAGGCTTCAGAAAACGGACTGGGGTAGAGGGACCTGGACGATGTGGTATGCAGGCAGCCGTCGGCGCTTCAGTTTTGCCAAAACCTCGTGGGGCGGGCTCAAACAGGGCGAAACAGCTAGTTTGCGGTCTGGGGTCACCCATATTTGCGCTTCTGGGCTTTATTTGCTGTTCCCGCCGACTCCGTGGGCATCACGTCCGTCTTGGGAGGGAGGCGAGCTGTCGAGATGGCTCACTGAGACGGCACGGTGTTCAGGACGGCCGGACGACCCTCTGCGAGGTTCGGCTCCAGAGATACATTGCGGGAGTGTAACGAATAGCAGGGCGTGAGGGCTGAGCCAACCACCCTCAGTTCTGCACCCCCTGCCGCAGTTTCTCTGGTCTCTGATGTTTATGCGGAGAAGACGGCCTGGAAGCATATGGGGGGAGCTGTTTGATAAAGCGGGACTCTGGGGATTCACGCGCAGCTCTCGGAAGCGACTGGGAGAAACCTCAACAGTAGGACAGACCGCGTCTCTGGCCATCAAACCAACCCTCTTGAGCCCTCGTCATTGCTTTTGTCACCAAGGCTCCAACTTGAGCCCTCTCTCTTTCAGTCACTCGGTGTTGCCTTGCCCCCTTTGACGGCCTCGTCATCTATCACTTGGTGGCTTTGCCTAGTAGACAAGGCGGTGGAAGTTGGTAAACGGAGCCCTCTCCCCTGAGAGGTTGAGCCTCACGGCCAGAACAAAGAAATCTTGACCGGGGAACGGGGCCGTGACCGACTTTTTGGAGTTGCAGATGCCCTTCACGCAGGCGCCCTGAGTTGCTGAGCCTGACCAACCCAGGGTTCCTTGTTCATCGTCATCTCAGCGCAGCAAGCTAGGTATCTGTCAAGCGCGAGACTACGCTCTCTCGGCGGCGCGTGTTTGTCAAGCTGAGGAGTGActtgagggcgaggagtTTCCACTAGTTGTTGCGTTGCGACTTGTCTGTCCTTCCCTGCAGACCGGAAGTAGGTATATCACAGCCGCTGCCCGCCGTACCCTCCAAACCACCCGGGTTCATCTACCCTTCTACGACCAGTCCCTTGTCTCTTGCATGCTGCGGACCTCTCATTTACTTCTCGAATCGCGGCTTCTGGGAAATCTGACAAACTTGGCTGGCTTCCATTATGCTCTCACTCAAGACTCTCCTCAACCCAGCCCCTCCCGGCCAGGATGGCCCCCTTTCCTTCCGCCCAAGTCCTACGCCCCCGTCCCCGACGTTTTCTGCTGCCACGGACACCTCGAACTCGGCGCTGAATCGTTCGATAATGCCTCCTGTCCGAGTGTCCAAGGACTCTGGGGGCCTGGCCAAGTCGAAGCTGCGAGGCCAGGTCAACTATCCCCCTTTCGAGAacaacctcgacgagctgTCTCTCCGGGAGATGCGCAAGTTCAGAGTCAAGCCCCTCGGGAGTATCCAACAGAATTGCCTTCACATCCCTTACAACAGCGGCAAGAAGGACTTCTTTGAGAAGACGGGACGAGAGAGCTTCGAAGGTATGTTACTCGAGATGGGCATTGATATTGACTGCTAACGATCCAGTCTTTCGATACGAATTCATCCTCCCTGGCCAGGACACCGAGTACGCTGTGATGTGGGATTACAACGTCGGCCTTGTGCGCATGACTCCCTTTTTCAAGTGTTGTCGATATGGAAAGGTCAACATCCTGATGCCACAACACTTTCGCAGCATGGGCTAACGAGATCTAGACGATACCAGCCAAGATGCTGGGTCTCAACCAGGGTCTCAAGGAGATCACGCACAGTATTACAGGTGGCTCCATAGCTGCTCAAGGTATGTTCTGGCTGGTGAGGAGGTGTTGATGGCGCTGACTTTTGTGGAAGGCTACTGGATGCCGTATCAGTGCGCCAGAGCCGTCTGCGCGACATTCTGCTATGAGATCGCCGGAGCTCTCATCCCCATCTTTGGCCCATCGTTTCCCTCGGATTGCGTCCCTCGTGACTCGCAAGGGTTTGGCCGGATGGTCATCGATTCGCAGATTGTTGTCGAGGCCGCTCGCGAGGCCGACATCGCTCGACGCATGCATTTGAACGCCGCTGCCCCTGTCTTTGGCGCTGCCACCAGCTTTCCCAGAGACAACAACGCTCATCAGGCCATGTATGCCCCTGAAGAACGCAAGCGTCGCTTTCCGTCGCGCATTGTATGCAACCCTCCGTGGGTGCCGGAAAACGATACCGACCACCACTTCATGTCGGCCCCTAACTCTGCTTCGAGCACCGGGTCGGGACCTCTTACATATATGGTGGCATCACACCCAAACTCGAGCTGGGCTCCGATCAACCACTCGAGCCCGCAGGCAGACTATGCGTCTCCTCATCCGTGGCTGAGTGCCGTGCCGCGTATCCCGCCCTTGCTGCACCGGTCTAACCTTTCCACTTCGTCCTGGGGCTCCAAGCGACGACTCGAACACGAGGACTGGGACTACAACTACAGCTACAGAGACAGTGCTAGTCCCAACCTGAGCATGTGCTCTGTAGTTCCAGCCTCCACCCCCGAAGGTAGCCTTGCCATACAGAGAGAAGACAAGGTCGAGCTACAACCCAGAACCGACAACTCGCAGCAGGACGCCGCCATGCTGCTCCTCAACCTGTGCAATCGAGACCAGGACTCTCCTGCTATGGGATCGCTGAGACCGGTACACAGAGACTCCGCGCTCAGGGATGAGCATCGAAGCAAGAGACAGCGGGCCACATCTCTCTGATTTACACTTGTTGGCGTTGGGGGACGATCACCGTGATGGAAAGCTTGGGATATATGACCAACAGCGAATAGAATGGACTAGCTCGGGCAGGTGTTTTTGGGAAAAGTTCGGTTCTTGTCTTTGAATGCTTGGATACTGCAGATGCATATAACAACTTACACACGGACTGATTAATTTAGCAATCGCAACTCTTCTTTTGTAGTTGATCTTTTTCATCTTCAAGTCATAAACACAtgtacttttattttaatctatcGTCCAGATCTAGCTCGCCTCGCCCTTCTCGGCCgccctcttggccttgtgcTCCTTGGCCCACGActcggccttgtccttgggcaCGACAAAGATCCTCACAACCTCGTCCACCACCTCGACCTTGCCCGTTCCCAGCAGCTTCAGCAGCGACACCCTCTTGCCCATCTTGAGGAGCCCTCCCTCGCGGGTCTCGACAAAAGCCTCGACGTTCTGCAGCGTGTacttgccctccttgtccCACGGCAGCGGGAAGACGTAGCCCAGGTGATCCTCCAGCGTGTGCGTCTCCTCAAACGCCTTGACAAAGTCCGACTCGAGGTCCAGCGGGTACAGGAACACGGTCGGGAACGCCAGCGCGCTGCGAGGGTCGTCCGGGTCCGGGACCAACGCTATCCCCGCGTCCTCCATCTCGGGCGGCTGCGAAGTCGTGCGCGTGGGGATGTTGCGGGCTCGGAGGGCCGCCTTGACGAGCATCTCGCGGCGCTTCTCCTTTGCGACGCGCTCGGCTTCCTTCTTGCGGCGGGcgtcaatctccttggcgcgcttgatgatgtcgtcggcTACCCCGCGGAGAGAGGCGTTGGACTCGTCGAGGGAGAGACCACGGGCGCACACGTCGTCGGCCTCCTCGATGCGGTCCACGGCGAGAAGGGCGCGGGCGCTGCGGTAGTAGGCCTTGAGGTTGCGTGGATTAAGGCGTAGAGCGGCAGCGCAGTCGAGCCAGCAGCTACGGTAGTTCTTGACTGCGAGGTGGCATGCTGCGCGGTTGACGTAGAGCGTCTCAAGGGTACTCTTCTGCTTGGcgatctcctcctctgaGTCCTCCTCCCCGTCAGGGTTCTTGGTCACCTGTCCCCTTGCGCGCTTGCGCTCCTCTCCAGCCAGAATAGCGATACCCTTTCCGTAAAACTCCTTTGCGTCAGCGTACCCTCGCACCTTGAAGCACTCGTTGCCTCGCTCCTTGAAGTCGACTCCGTTCTCCAGCGGCGTGCCCTCATAGGCAAGAGCCTGTAGAGCAGCGATATCGTCATTCTCTCCCTCAGCGGCGTCCAGGTCCGTCATGAACAGCGGCGACTTGTTGAGGTCCTCCCACACCTCGTCAACCGTCTTGCCGCTGGCGATGGTGTGTGCGGGCGGGAGCTGAGGTTTAGTGGCCTCGGAGTCCGGCGTGGGCTCCGAGACCTTGAGGGACTCGTCCATCTTTTCTGTGATCTCCTCAATCTTCATCTTTTGTGTGTGATGCGATGTTATCTCCCTTCCCCTTGGTTGTTTGTTCGTGTTATTAGTAGTTGCGTTGATGGTGCTAAAAATTGAGCCTTCTCCAACTTTCTGTGGGTGGCGAAAATCTTATTGGGCATTGACCGAAAGATCAGAACTCCAGGCCAGATGAAGTAGTCCGCACATTATATGAGTTAGCAAACCCGTTCCAAAAGTTTAACTCGTTTCTGAAAAAAGCAGAATCATTTTAAGGGGGCAATTTAGACAATTTAACTCGAGACATTTGGAGTTGTCTCGCTTCCAACCACTCACGATAAGACTTGGGCTGCAACAACTGTGATGAACTCTGATATTGATCTCTATTCCCAAAACAACCTAAGTAAACCGTCATAAATAGTACCTTTTTCTAATACCCGCCCTTTTTCTAGACCCCGAGACATCTGAATTTcgaaatacttttttatagtCCATCTCAAAACGCCCACACATCCATCCAGCCCGCCTAAACACAACGCTGCCAACCTATCTATACCCAGGGGATATCCGACAAAAGAGGAAAACAAAATAAGCCTGACCGTCtagagctttttttttttaaaaaaaaaaaaaaaaaaaatgctTTCTGAGGGCATGAAAGAAAACCGAAAGCCATGACGCCATACGTGTCGcttgaagaaaaaaaaaatggcAAAAACAATACTTGCTTGCGCAAGTTGAGCAATCTCGGAGTTGGTGTAAGTGTGTGTCATCGGTTCATGTTGACCGTCAAATTAGTCCAGTCACGAGCAATCATCATCTGCTCTTCACTCCGAGTCGTAAAACTCAACCTCGGTGACAGTGGTAGTCGTGTTCTGTTTGTGAGGCACAGAGGGAGTCTCCTCAGTAGGCTCCTCGTTCTTCTGACGGGGAACATAGAAACACTGGATGGCTCCGAAAACAGCGACAATGGCACTTCCATACCAGGCAAGGGCAGAGCAGTCAAACTTGCTGCCCAAGCTCCAGAGGTAGCCGGCGATGGGAGGAGCGATCATTCGGCAGGCTGCGCCGGCACTAGCAGCAAGTCCGTTGACCTTACCCAGGGCGCTGGGAGTGGGAGtggcctccttgatgaggaTCATGAGGAGGGGGTagaggatgatggagagaatGTTGCGGACGATGAGGCAACAGTAGATGGCAGGGTAGACGAGAGCCTCAGGGACGAGAAGAAGCATCGGCATTAGCATATAGGCGATGGGGTGGAGAATAGTGACGAGCATGAACAGGCGGTAGGTGCCAAACTTGTTAGCCGCCCaggggaagatgaagagttGGATGCACAGGGCGATGCCGCCATCCACAGCCAAGATCATGCCCACGTTGCGAAGAGTCAGTCCCAGGCCGCCGGGAGAGTAGAACGGGAAGATGGAGGTAGTGTGGAGCATTTCGATGGCAACTGCGCGCTTCTCTTCGAAAAAGATGGGCAAGAGATGATCAAACGTCATGGAGTGGTAGGTGAAGATGGACAGGGCGACGATGAAGCCAACAACACGACGGTTCCAGACCTTGAAAGAGGTCACGGTCACATCCTTCTCGTCTTCGACAAGCAGAGGGTCCCAATCCTCGCCGGGGGTCTCGATAGCACCATATGTCTCGGGCTGAGCATCCGTAGTGGGAATCAGAGCAGTCTCCTCTGTGGCATCGTTTTCAGGCTCAGCAGGCTGGACGGGCTTGGGCTGCATATCAGGGTGGGTTTCCACAAGAAGGAAGAAACCTAGCACAATGCTCACGAGAAGCAGTCCGGAGCAGATGAGGTTGGGGAGCAGGTATGGGAATCGCTGGAACAGGCTGCCGGTGGGAAACGCCTCGGGCCAAGACTGGTGGGGGTTCGCAAACAGCCCTCCAATAGAGGGCCCAATAATCGTACCGATACTCCATACGAAGGGCATAATGGAGAATGCGCGAGCTGTATCATTACTATTAGTCCATGCGAGACTCATGCGTGAAAGAGGCATCTTAGGGGTATCATGTGACTCCCAGGGTCACGTAGAACCTCGAACTGAAAACACCACATCTTCGCTCTCATGATCGATTTCACAGCCTCAGAGACAATATCATGACGGGGAGTAAACTTACGCTCATGCTCTCGCTTTCTAATAAGCTCGCCTACCATTGTTTGGATAACGCCGATGTTACTAGTTTCACGTCAGTTAGCGCTCTCAATGGCTTCAAAAAGGCAACGCACCCGTTGAGCAGACCACCCAGGCACCGTCCAAACAGAGCAACCCAGAAGTTTGATGCGAGTCCTACAGTCAACATCGAAATGATAGTACCTCCAGACCCGATGATAAGCACAGGCTTGCGCCCTATTCGGTCAGAGAGAGCACCCCAGTACATTCCCATGGCAGCCTCGGCGAGAGAGAAGGCTGAGATGAGGATTCCTGAGTAGACCGAGGCTTGGGATTCGTCGCCAATCTGAAAGTCCTTGACAAGAGCCCAGGCATAGGGAAAGATGGATGTCAAGGCAATGGGTTCTGCCAATCGGACAATTGCTGGACAGTAACTGTTAGCAACCTTCTCGCAACTGTGAGAAGCCCAGGATAAGAGCAATCAACTCACCGAGGAGAAAGAGCTGCATGGCAGGGAATGCATCCGGGTCGCGAGAACCGGTCAACTGGAAGACACCCATGGCTGCTGGCTCAACCGGGAAGCAGACAAGGAGCAACAATGCCAAACACAAGGATCCCGTGATATTTAAAGCCAAGCGTCAAGCAGACGAGGTATGTAACAGGTGGAGAGCAAAGCTTTGGCTCGAGCGAGGATATATGTCTGGTTGGTGTGCGGCGGGAATGTGGAATCGTCGTGGTGTTTCTCGAGGAAACCGGGACGGAGGTTTCGTTTGGGAGAGCGAAGAGCGAGTTTCACAAGAAATCAGCAGAACTTGAAGCAATCACAGCGTAGAAAAGACGACTGGAAGGAAGGCGCAGATGGAGAGGCTGCTTTGGAAGTGAGCGAGCAGTGTGCAGTACAATGAGACAGTTACGGAGAAGAGGGTGGGAGAGCAGATATTTGAACCATCCATGGCCAGGAGGAGCCGTGTAAGTGCGGCGAAGGCTCTTTGGTGGAGACCCGAGACCGCCGCCTGTCAGAAAGAAGCGACCGATAAGGCCCGTTCAGACAAGGTAACATGGAAGCTTCGTTTCGTTTGCAGCATGTGGGGCCATGAGCAAAACCGAGCAGGCTGTTTCTTCGAGGTGCATACTGCCTGCGTCAGGTCCAAGCAAGGGCCAGAGGAGAAAGCCGAGAAAGAAGCAAGAGAAGGTTCGACGACACCCCGGGTGCGGCCAGGGTGGGTGACGGGAGTGAGACAGGGCAGCTCCACGCCGACAGCCAGCTCTGGCGGGGCCCAGACGTTTTGGCGTGTTGATCGCTGTGCGTGTTCAGTTCGGGGAGTTAGTTGACAGGACAGGACGTGTATGTAGCAGAGCAGTTGTGAGCAAATTGGTTTCAGTGGCAGGCGTGTGCCGTTGGTTCCTTGAGAGTCCCTGGTCCTTATCGTCTCgaggaatggatggatggatgtaaTGGAAACGACGTTTGCTCGCTGATCTGAGTCACGTCCACTTCCAATCCGGACCAACAACTCCTCTCGGACGTGTCGCGTGACGTTGAACAAGTGCGCTCTTGGACTTCTCACCGGACCATCGCAAAACGGTTGTCGGGCTGTCGGCATGGTGGTCAGTAGGACAAGCTGTCCTGTCCCGTAGTGGAAGTGAATGAAGCCATCCCTAGACGGAACCGCAATAGT from Fusarium falciforme chromosome 2, complete sequence includes these protein-coding regions:
- a CDS encoding HTH APSES-type domain-containing protein; translation: MLSLKTLLNPAPPGQDGPLSFRPSPTPPSPTFSAATDTSNSALNRSIMPPVRVSKDSGGLAKSKLRGQVNYPPFENNLDELSLREMRKFRVKPLGSIQQNCLHIPYNSGKKDFFEKTGRESFEVFRYEFILPGQDTEYAVMWDYNVGLVRMTPFFKCCRYGKTIPAKMLGLNQGLKEITHSITGGSIAAQGYWMPYQCARAVCATFCYEIAGALIPIFGPSFPSDCVPRDSQGFGRMVIDSQIVVEAAREADIARRMHLNAAAPVFGAATSFPRDNNAHQAMYAPEERKRRFPSRIVCNPPWVPENDTDHHFMSAPNSASSTGSGPLTYMVASHPNSSWAPINHSSPQADYASPHPWLSAVPRIPPLLHRSNLSTSSWGSKRRLEHEDWDYNYSYRDSASPNLSMCSVVPASTPEGSLAIQREDKVELQPRTDNSQQDAAMLLLNLCNRDQDSPAMGSLRPVHRDSALRDEHRSKRQRATSL
- a CDS encoding Wheel domain-containing protein encodes the protein MKIEEITEKMDESLKVSEPTPDSEATKPQLPPAHTIASGKTVDEVWEDLNKSPLFMTDLDAAEGENDDIAALQALAYEGTPLENGVDFKERGNECFKVRGYADAKEFYGKGIAILAGEERKRARGQVTKNPDGEEDSEEEIAKQKSTLETLYVNRAACHLAVKNYRSCWLDCAAALRLNPRNLKAYYRSARALLAVDRIEEADDVCARGLSLDESNASLRGVADDIIKRAKEIDARRKKEAERVAKEKRREMLVKAALRARNIPTRTTSQPPEMEDAGIALVPDPDDPRSALAFPTVFLYPLDLESDFVKAFEETHTLEDHLGYVFPLPWDKEGKYTLQNVEAFVETREGGLLKMGKRVSLLKLLGTGKVEVVDEVVRIFVVPKDKAESWAKEHKAKRAAEKGEAS